The Spirosoma radiotolerans genome has a window encoding:
- a CDS encoding ROK family protein gives MNLGIEIGGTKLQIVTGDSNGKIAERFRYAVDPEQGADGIRTQIATTIRQLPEPPQAVGVGFGGPVDWQTGRIATSHQIGGWADVDLTAWLNELLPDASVYVENDANVAALGEARHGVATGFNRVFYVTLGSGVGGGMVINKTLYHGAMPGEAEIGHLWLVPPSESADGNPLPGQTIEQTVSGWAVDQQIRDLIPQLPDDSALKIAVQQAHASGIVGKEARFLHPAYEASDPVARMLIEQIGSVLALGLSHVTHLFHPDAIVLGGGLSLIGEPLRAAVRQTLPRFVMKSFQPPPVVLLAKLGEDAVPVGALSLTMGQP, from the coding sequence ATGAATCTCGGTATTGAAATTGGCGGAACAAAATTGCAGATAGTAACCGGTGACAGCAACGGGAAGATTGCTGAGCGATTTCGTTACGCCGTTGACCCGGAGCAAGGTGCCGATGGTATACGGACGCAGATAGCCACAACTATTCGTCAGTTGCCCGAACCACCCCAGGCTGTTGGCGTCGGGTTTGGTGGTCCGGTCGATTGGCAAACCGGGCGAATTGCAACCTCTCACCAGATTGGCGGCTGGGCGGATGTTGATCTGACTGCCTGGCTTAACGAACTTTTGCCGGACGCTTCGGTATACGTCGAGAATGATGCGAACGTGGCTGCTCTGGGCGAAGCCCGACATGGTGTAGCCACGGGTTTCAACCGCGTGTTTTATGTCACGCTCGGTAGTGGGGTTGGCGGTGGCATGGTCATCAACAAAACCTTATACCACGGAGCCATGCCAGGCGAAGCCGAGATTGGTCATTTATGGCTGGTGCCACCCAGCGAAAGCGCCGATGGGAACCCATTGCCGGGACAAACCATCGAGCAGACCGTATCGGGCTGGGCAGTCGATCAGCAGATAAGAGACCTTATCCCACAACTGCCCGATGATTCGGCGTTGAAGATAGCCGTTCAGCAAGCCCACGCGTCGGGCATAGTCGGAAAGGAAGCCCGCTTCTTACATCCAGCCTACGAAGCCAGTGATCCCGTTGCCCGCATGTTGATCGAACAGATTGGTTCCGTTCTGGCCCTGGGCCTTTCGCACGTGACGCATCTGTTTCATCCAGACGCGATCGTGCTGGGTGGCGGTTTGTCGCTCATCGGTGAGCCGCTCCGGGCGGCTGTTCGGCAGACGCTTCCCCGTTTTGTCATGAAATCATTTCAGCCCCCGCCGGTCGTGTTATTAGCCAAATTAGGCGAAGACGCCGTACCAGTCGGTGCCTTGTCATTAACGATGGGCCAACCCTGA
- the pheA gene encoding prephenate dehydratase gives MTLESLRNDIDALDDQLLTLLNKRMELVRKVGELKRSTNTVIYRPEREKQILDRLDEQNNGLLNRPAIEAIFLEIFAVSRNLELPERVAYLGPEGSFTHQAAESRFGAMSAYMALPTIRSVFESVETGRVRFGVVPIENNQEGVVEEAIDLLLEKDLRIAAEVQIPVHFTFATKAENLADITHIYSKDIAFRQCSRFLNDYFDDLKAELVPVESTSKAAKLAMQQPNTAAICSHIAAKLFDVPVLFDNIEDSDLNRTRFLILAKDFVNQPSGHDKTTLIARLPNTQSPGVLADFLQEFNARSINLTKIESRPLRDGATFRYWFLLECEGHASDPDLHEILNHHSAEVKLLGSYVRVS, from the coding sequence ATGACTTTAGAGTCCCTCCGTAATGACATTGACGCCCTCGACGATCAACTCCTGACGCTGCTGAACAAGCGCATGGAACTGGTGCGTAAAGTGGGCGAGCTCAAACGCTCAACCAATACAGTTATCTACCGGCCTGAACGGGAAAAGCAGATTTTAGATCGGCTGGATGAACAAAATAATGGCCTCCTCAACCGACCGGCCATTGAGGCTATTTTCCTGGAAATCTTTGCCGTATCCCGTAATTTGGAACTACCGGAACGGGTGGCTTATCTGGGTCCGGAAGGCAGCTTTACGCACCAAGCCGCCGAAAGTCGCTTTGGGGCAATGAGTGCTTACATGGCCCTGCCCACCATACGCTCCGTGTTTGAAAGTGTGGAAACGGGGCGGGTTCGGTTTGGCGTGGTACCCATCGAAAACAACCAGGAAGGTGTGGTCGAGGAAGCGATTGATTTGCTGCTCGAAAAAGACCTGCGCATTGCTGCGGAAGTTCAAATTCCGGTGCATTTTACCTTCGCGACCAAAGCGGAGAATTTAGCCGATATCACGCATATTTATTCCAAAGACATTGCATTCCGTCAGTGCAGCCGTTTCCTGAATGACTATTTCGATGATTTGAAGGCTGAGTTGGTGCCCGTAGAATCGACCTCCAAGGCGGCCAAACTGGCCATGCAACAGCCAAATACAGCAGCTATCTGCTCGCACATTGCGGCTAAGCTGTTCGATGTGCCGGTGTTGTTCGATAATATTGAAGATAGCGACCTCAACCGGACGCGCTTTCTAATTCTGGCCAAAGACTTTGTGAATCAGCCAAGTGGGCATGATAAAACGACCTTGATTGCTCGTCTGCCCAATACCCAGTCGCCTGGTGTACTGGCTGATTTTCTACAGGAGTTCAACGCCCGCAGCATCAACCTGACTAAAATTGAAAGTCGCCCCTTGCGGGATGGCGCAACGTTCCGGTACTGGTTTTTGCTCGAATGTGAAGGACACGCCAGTGATCCTGATTTGCACGAAATTCTGAACCATCACTCCGCTGAAGTAAAGCTATTGGGTAGCTACGTACGGGTGAGTTAA
- a CDS encoding D-sedoheptulose-7-phosphate isomerase — MNQTYFRHYLDRQKRAYDAIPIDKVEHLIDLIKKCWEQDRQLFAFGNGGSASNVSHFITDLGKSASDKMGRRFRCLSLNENVSWITALGNDYAYEDVYLRQLQNYARPGDLVLTLSVSGNSPNVVKAVQWANDNGLTTIALVGGKGGRLADIAHESIIIQDEHYGRVEDAQMTICHMLCYGFIES; from the coding sequence ATGAACCAGACCTACTTCAGACATTATCTTGACCGGCAGAAACGAGCCTACGATGCCATACCCATCGATAAAGTTGAGCATCTCATTGATCTTATCAAAAAATGCTGGGAACAGGATCGGCAGTTGTTTGCCTTTGGCAACGGAGGCAGTGCATCGAATGTATCGCACTTTATTACCGACCTTGGCAAAAGCGCGTCGGATAAGATGGGGCGCCGTTTCCGATGCCTGTCGCTCAATGAGAATGTATCCTGGATTACGGCCCTCGGCAACGACTACGCTTACGAAGATGTCTACCTCCGGCAGCTTCAGAATTACGCCCGCCCCGGCGACCTGGTGCTAACGCTGAGCGTAAGCGGTAACTCGCCCAATGTAGTAAAGGCCGTGCAATGGGCAAATGACAATGGCCTGACAACCATTGCACTTGTCGGAGGAAAAGGCGGACGGTTAGCCGACATTGCCCACGAATCCATCATTATTCAGGATGAACATTATGGCCGTGTAGAAGACGCCCAAATGACCATTTGCCACATGCTGTGCTACGGATTTATTGAATCGTAA
- a CDS encoding sulfite oxidase-like oxidoreductase, with translation MEANTSSENPEKLDRIIEARMKLKRRFEEKMAQTPSVADRMDRDAGAGHEKARGSGPLNRHGMPTVPVGQTVTTKWPVLDLGYQPSIPLDKWQLNIDGEVNHPVRLKWDDLMALPQVEDISDFHCVTTWSRLNVPWVGVRFMDLAALVDPKGTATHVMCYGYDGYSTNVALEEALKPDVLLVHTADGKPLTQEHGGPLRMITPQLYAWKGSKWIKRIEFLDKNQLGFWEERGYSNTAYPWRNDRYS, from the coding sequence ATGGAAGCCAACACATCATCTGAAAACCCCGAAAAGCTCGACCGAATTATCGAAGCCCGGATGAAACTCAAACGTCGGTTTGAGGAGAAGATGGCCCAGACGCCCTCCGTAGCCGACCGCATGGACCGGGACGCCGGAGCGGGCCACGAAAAAGCACGTGGCTCCGGTCCACTTAATCGGCACGGTATGCCTACTGTACCCGTTGGACAAACGGTGACGACCAAGTGGCCTGTGCTCGATTTAGGATACCAGCCAAGTATACCACTCGATAAATGGCAACTGAATATTGATGGGGAAGTAAATCATCCGGTCAGGCTCAAATGGGATGATCTGATGGCGTTGCCGCAAGTTGAAGACATTAGCGATTTTCACTGCGTGACGACCTGGTCGCGGCTGAATGTTCCCTGGGTAGGGGTTCGCTTCATGGATTTGGCCGCGCTGGTTGACCCCAAAGGCACCGCGACGCACGTGATGTGTTATGGCTACGATGGCTATTCAACAAACGTTGCGCTCGAAGAAGCTCTCAAACCCGACGTACTCCTGGTGCATACGGCCGATGGGAAACCGTTGACGCAGGAGCATGGCGGGCCGCTCCGCATGATTACGCCCCAGTTATATGCCTGGAAAGGGTCTAAATGGATCAAGCGTATCGAGTTTCTCGATAAAAATCAACTTGGCTTCTGGGAAGAACGGGGCTATTCCAACACTGCCTATCCCTGGCGGAATGACCGATACAGTTGA
- a CDS encoding glycosyltransferase family 2 protein, with amino-acid sequence MSLLLSIVMPAYNEEEVIETVVKQWTDLLIRQFPTENTRLIVVNDGSRDKTGAILDQIKDRYPKLMVVHQPNGGHGNAVVNGYRQAVALDSEYVFQTDSDDQFITDDFGKLWAKRDESPFILGYREERYDAPARLIITRILRLSIAFIYGTYIMDSNIPFRLIRGTFLRKLLAQLPNPTPFAPNIFLAVMAKKAGFNTFDIPITHKERLTGTVSILKWKLLKVCIQSFKELAQFRLDLSSKVKALKKPEPVTA; translated from the coding sequence ATGAGTCTCCTGCTGTCAATTGTAATGCCGGCTTACAACGAAGAAGAAGTTATCGAAACTGTTGTCAAGCAGTGGACTGATTTGTTGATCCGCCAATTCCCTACCGAAAATACCCGTTTGATTGTCGTCAATGATGGTTCACGCGATAAAACAGGGGCTATCCTGGATCAAATAAAAGACCGTTACCCAAAGCTGATGGTTGTGCATCAACCAAACGGCGGGCATGGCAATGCGGTCGTCAATGGCTACCGGCAGGCGGTTGCACTGGATTCGGAATACGTTTTCCAGACAGATAGCGACGACCAGTTCATTACCGACGATTTCGGAAAGTTGTGGGCCAAACGAGACGAGTCGCCGTTCATCCTGGGCTACCGTGAAGAACGGTATGATGCCCCGGCCCGGTTGATCATTACGCGTATTCTTCGGCTCAGCATTGCGTTTATTTATGGGACGTACATCATGGATAGCAATATTCCATTCCGACTAATTCGGGGTACTTTTCTTCGCAAATTGCTGGCACAGCTCCCCAATCCAACGCCTTTCGCGCCCAATATTTTCCTAGCGGTTATGGCGAAAAAAGCAGGTTTTAACACCTTCGATATTCCCATTACGCACAAGGAACGGCTAACAGGCACGGTGTCGATTCTGAAATGGAAGCTGCTTAAAGTGTGTATCCAGAGTTTTAAAGAACTGGCCCAGTTCCGGCTTGACCTGAGCAGCAAAGTAAAAGCTTTGAAAAAACCAGAGCCTGTAACGGCCTGA
- a CDS encoding carbon-nitrogen hydrolase: MSKNVSIGLVQMSCSADVETNIQKAISGIREAAQKGAQIVCLQELFTSLYFCDVEDHHNFGLAEAIPGPTTDRLAQLAGELGVVIIASLFEKRAQGLYHNTTAVLDADGTYLGKYRKMHIPDDPGYYEKFYFTPGDLGYKVFDTKFARIGVLICWDQWYPEAARITALMGAEILFYPTAIGWDTNEPDPAQNTEQYNAWQTIQRSHAIANGVHVVAVNRVGREADQQFWGGSFVANPFGSLLYLAPHDQELVHVQPVDLALSEKYRTTWPYFRDRRIDSYQPITKRYIDQE; the protein is encoded by the coding sequence ATGTCTAAGAACGTTTCTATTGGTTTAGTACAGATGAGTTGCTCGGCAGATGTCGAGACCAATATTCAAAAAGCCATCAGCGGCATTCGCGAAGCGGCTCAGAAAGGTGCCCAGATCGTTTGCCTGCAGGAGTTGTTTACGTCGCTGTATTTCTGCGACGTAGAAGACCACCATAACTTTGGCCTGGCCGAAGCCATTCCCGGCCCCACAACCGACCGACTGGCTCAGTTGGCCGGTGAGTTAGGCGTCGTTATCATTGCGTCGCTCTTCGAGAAACGGGCGCAGGGCTTATACCACAACACAACCGCTGTTCTGGATGCCGATGGTACTTACCTGGGCAAATATCGGAAGATGCACATCCCGGATGATCCCGGCTACTACGAAAAATTCTACTTTACGCCCGGCGACCTGGGGTATAAAGTGTTCGATACAAAATTTGCCCGGATTGGCGTCCTGATCTGCTGGGACCAGTGGTATCCTGAAGCCGCCCGCATTACGGCGTTGATGGGTGCCGAAATTCTTTTTTACCCCACGGCTATTGGCTGGGATACCAACGAACCCGATCCAGCCCAGAACACCGAGCAATACAACGCCTGGCAAACCATTCAGCGGAGCCACGCCATTGCGAACGGGGTGCACGTTGTAGCTGTGAACCGCGTAGGTCGTGAGGCCGATCAGCAGTTCTGGGGCGGTTCATTCGTAGCCAATCCCTTTGGTTCGTTGCTTTACCTCGCTCCCCATGATCAGGAACTGGTTCATGTTCAACCGGTTGATCTGGCTCTTTCCGAAAAATACCGCACTACCTGGCCCTACTTCCGCGACCGCCGGATCGATTCGTATCAACCCATAACGAAACGGTACATCGACCAGGAATAA
- a CDS encoding Gfo/Idh/MocA family protein, protein MTSRRTFLHTTALTGVAAAMAPNALWAGTRPAKDKLGVALVGLGYYSTDLLAPALQKTKNCYLAGIVTGTPAKAEKWKKQYNIPDKNIYSYQTFDQIANNPDIDVIYVVLPPSMHEEYVVRAAKAGKHVWVEKPMAVTAKECQNMIDACNKNKVSLAVGYRLHHEPNTQEYVKSLRDGKIGKIQMVSCSAGYLDNRTDHWKQKKEMGGGVMYDMGVYVLQGARLATGEEPIAVTAQQYTTRPDIYKNGLDETSMAQLVFPSGARAAVQSSYGMNMNFLDVTGSKGTLRMEPYSAYNGQKGVWSGNGGKIEHPYEVPWQQTKQMDDDAEAIMNKKPMLVPGEEGLRDIKIVEAIYEAARTGKQVKIS, encoded by the coding sequence ATGACTTCTCGCAGAACCTTCCTGCATACGACGGCGCTTACCGGCGTTGCCGCAGCCATGGCGCCCAACGCACTTTGGGCGGGCACCAGACCCGCCAAGGATAAACTTGGCGTGGCACTGGTTGGTCTGGGTTATTACAGTACCGACCTGCTGGCTCCGGCATTACAAAAAACCAAAAACTGCTACCTCGCTGGCATTGTGACAGGTACACCTGCCAAGGCCGAAAAATGGAAAAAGCAGTATAACATTCCGGATAAAAACATCTACTCGTACCAGACCTTCGACCAGATCGCCAACAACCCCGACATCGACGTCATCTATGTTGTTTTGCCACCTTCTATGCACGAGGAGTATGTCGTCCGGGCGGCTAAGGCGGGAAAACACGTCTGGGTGGAGAAGCCAATGGCGGTTACGGCCAAGGAGTGTCAGAATATGATTGACGCCTGTAACAAGAACAAAGTATCGCTGGCTGTTGGTTATCGGCTCCACCACGAGCCCAATACGCAGGAGTACGTGAAAAGCCTGCGGGATGGCAAAATTGGCAAAATCCAGATGGTCAGTTGCTCGGCGGGTTATCTCGACAACCGGACTGATCACTGGAAGCAGAAGAAAGAAATGGGGGGCGGTGTCATGTACGACATGGGTGTGTATGTGTTGCAGGGCGCCCGGCTGGCAACAGGTGAAGAGCCCATTGCCGTAACGGCCCAGCAATACACAACCCGCCCCGACATTTATAAAAATGGACTCGATGAAACGTCAATGGCCCAGCTCGTTTTCCCAAGTGGTGCCCGCGCGGCCGTTCAATCCAGTTACGGGATGAACATGAACTTTCTGGACGTAACGGGTAGTAAAGGCACATTGCGGATGGAGCCTTACTCCGCCTACAACGGTCAGAAAGGTGTCTGGAGTGGAAATGGGGGCAAAATTGAGCATCCCTACGAAGTGCCCTGGCAGCAGACTAAACAAATGGACGACGATGCCGAAGCCATCATGAATAAGAAACCGATGCTGGTACCGGGAGAAGAAGGGCTACGTGATATAAAAATCGTAGAGGCTATCTACGAAGCTGCCCGAACAGGCAAGCAAGTAAAGATTAGTTGA
- a CDS encoding acyltransferase family protein, with protein sequence MPSMTTARPTLNHFRQLDGIRFLAVGMVLFDHWMVGRVDGLPLGALGVTIFFVLSGFLITRILLSSKDKLSNQPQGGLGKYLKTFYIRRTLRIFPIYYITLFVLYLINEPPVRRTIGWLALYGTNIYIASHQTWMGTVDHLWSLAVEEQVYLIFPLLLFFIPRRFIPITAMLMIVGSVALRYVLYRLRLPWFIEYVSTPTCLDSFGLGALMAYGWLYRRDWLVRIFTPSIGVWLSVLVFAAVVYLNNWISIDSPRGYHNVVSEVWERLFASLIGFFLIGHAIIGFKGPMKWLLEHPISQYMGRISYGLYLFHNFVFNAFHTQPTHFTLRAWRRLSDLMPFLNSSYFFSFSFYLSLTIILATLSWYLIEKPINDLKDRYAY encoded by the coding sequence ATGCCCAGCATGACAACCGCCCGCCCAACGCTGAATCACTTTCGGCAATTAGACGGCATCCGGTTTCTGGCCGTTGGTATGGTTTTATTCGATCACTGGATGGTGGGTCGGGTCGACGGGTTGCCACTCGGTGCATTAGGGGTTACTATTTTTTTTGTTCTGAGCGGTTTCCTTATCACCCGCATTCTGCTGTCGAGTAAGGATAAATTGAGCAATCAACCCCAGGGAGGTTTGGGTAAATACCTGAAAACGTTCTACATCCGCCGAACGCTTCGCATTTTTCCGATCTATTACATTACCCTATTTGTTCTTTATTTAATCAATGAGCCGCCCGTTCGCCGGACCATCGGCTGGCTGGCCCTGTATGGCACCAATATTTACATCGCCAGCCACCAAACCTGGATGGGTACGGTCGATCATTTATGGTCGCTGGCTGTCGAAGAGCAGGTCTATCTCATTTTTCCACTCCTGCTCTTCTTCATTCCCCGCCGGTTCATTCCCATAACCGCCATGCTGATGATCGTGGGGAGCGTTGCGCTGCGGTATGTGCTGTACCGGCTTCGGCTGCCCTGGTTCATCGAATACGTATCGACACCAACCTGTCTGGACTCTTTTGGCTTAGGCGCTCTTATGGCCTATGGATGGTTGTACAGGCGCGACTGGCTCGTTCGGATTTTCACGCCATCGATTGGTGTCTGGCTCAGTGTACTCGTATTTGCCGCTGTCGTTTACCTCAACAATTGGATCTCCATCGACTCGCCCCGGGGTTATCACAACGTTGTGTCGGAGGTATGGGAACGGCTCTTTGCCTCGCTGATTGGTTTCTTCCTGATCGGCCACGCCATCATCGGCTTTAAAGGCCCTATGAAATGGCTGCTCGAACACCCCATTAGCCAATACATGGGCCGCATCAGCTACGGTTTGTATTTATTCCACAACTTTGTGTTCAACGCATTTCACACTCAGCCAACGCATTTTACATTACGTGCCTGGCGTCGGCTGTCAGACCTGATGCCTTTTCTAAATAGTTCGTATTTCTTCTCGTTTTCTTTTTATCTGTCCCTTACGATTATCCTGGCCACGCTCTCCTGGTATTTAATTGAAAAACCCATAAATGATCTGAAAGATCGGTACGCCTACTGA
- a CDS encoding glycosyltransferase family 39 protein, with translation MPHSLTTDRMMNDSRSGLFAQLSSPRLLLVLILVLALGLRLYKSSVHGLYLDEKFTLINIAGVSLEGFNQHDVFFTPGKTYFTPKEFWKEKHLNDYIRAIIQNDIGNSASHYALLWAWVQLFGMSDLSIRMPSIIFSTLIVGLTYLLTKRYFRSESLALLCAFLSAIEPFFIAYSHMARNYCMTIFITMVGTYLFLRILDRRAEGKTPVGLYVGYGLSFALAVLGHYLAVTVFMCHGIYLLLFNRDLKTYIGLSLSFIGGTVSLVLPWFIFGGGKYTLQTLAYQAQLYRGLAYTNPYNNGFNIILPATIPNVVKKSIPLWADLMLFSNGLSSETLAFRNLIIAVALGCVVVFIIHRFGRGRTVPTWVSIAVPVLLVAGFALYTIPSPRLLAAAAVPVFYYLLYQAAVDYTNRSDRRLIFFLVLLSTFPTLFIIGIAFRNDHTYGLMQRYSGFSFPYSVILVGLIIRQVFRQPTYLRLTLVAVLLLQSYYIVELLYRIYEDQAPKYTYYGRYRIANPYNTAADRIKELYAPGDTVLYPSARTAPRDEIENTYTSHSIIDAQYTNLYLPKDATYYQRMDTTQTDRIILVKGKSGKRITIFDFEGTKYRY, from the coding sequence ATGCCGCATTCACTCACTACTGACCGCATGATGAACGATAGTCGTTCTGGTTTATTTGCCCAGTTAAGTTCTCCACGCTTACTGCTTGTTCTGATTCTGGTTCTTGCCCTGGGGCTTCGGCTTTATAAGTCCAGCGTTCATGGCCTTTATCTGGACGAGAAGTTTACTCTGATCAATATCGCCGGGGTATCGCTGGAAGGGTTCAATCAGCACGATGTGTTTTTCACCCCTGGCAAGACCTACTTTACCCCAAAGGAGTTCTGGAAAGAGAAACACCTCAACGATTACATCCGAGCCATCATTCAGAATGATATCGGTAACAGTGCCTCGCACTATGCCCTGCTTTGGGCCTGGGTTCAACTCTTCGGCATGAGTGACCTGTCCATCCGAATGCCCTCCATTATTTTCAGCACCCTCATTGTTGGCCTGACCTATTTACTGACGAAACGCTACTTTCGATCAGAGTCGCTGGCGCTTCTCTGCGCCTTTCTGTCGGCCATCGAGCCGTTTTTCATTGCCTATAGCCACATGGCCCGCAATTATTGCATGACCATCTTTATCACGATGGTGGGCACCTACCTCTTTCTGCGCATCCTCGACCGACGCGCCGAAGGGAAAACCCCCGTTGGGTTGTATGTCGGGTATGGCTTGTCTTTTGCCCTGGCGGTGCTGGGTCATTACCTGGCCGTTACGGTATTTATGTGCCATGGCATTTACCTGCTTCTGTTTAATAGGGATCTGAAGACGTATATCGGTCTGAGCTTGAGTTTTATTGGCGGTACGGTAAGTCTGGTCCTCCCCTGGTTCATTTTTGGTGGCGGAAAATATACGCTGCAGACACTGGCTTATCAGGCCCAACTCTACCGCGGACTGGCCTATACGAACCCCTACAACAACGGTTTTAATATTATTTTGCCCGCTACGATTCCCAATGTTGTCAAGAAGTCGATTCCGCTCTGGGCCGATTTGATGCTGTTTTCCAACGGGCTCTCTTCCGAAACGCTGGCCTTTCGAAACCTAATTATTGCCGTTGCACTCGGCTGTGTGGTGGTGTTTATTATTCATCGCTTCGGCCGGGGACGCACGGTGCCCACTTGGGTAAGCATCGCTGTTCCGGTATTGCTTGTCGCTGGTTTTGCCCTTTATACCATTCCATCGCCCCGGCTGCTGGCCGCAGCGGCCGTACCTGTATTCTACTACCTTCTGTATCAGGCAGCGGTTGACTATACAAATCGGTCAGATCGGCGACTGATCTTTTTCCTCGTTTTACTGAGCACTTTCCCAACGCTATTTATCATTGGCATTGCCTTTCGAAACGACCACACCTATGGCCTCATGCAGCGGTATTCCGGTTTTTCGTTCCCCTATAGCGTTATTCTGGTTGGGCTGATCATCCGCCAGGTATTTCGGCAGCCGACTTACCTACGCCTAACGCTGGTGGCCGTTTTACTGCTTCAGAGTTACTACATCGTCGAGTTGTTGTATCGGATTTATGAAGACCAGGCTCCTAAATACACGTATTATGGGCGTTATCGAATTGCCAATCCGTACAACACAGCGGCTGATCGGATAAAGGAGTTGTATGCTCCGGGCGATACCGTTCTGTATCCCTCGGCCCGGACGGCTCCCCGCGATGAAATCGAAAATACTTACACCAGCCACTCGATTATCGACGCGCAATACACGAACTTGTACCTGCCCAAGGATGCGACCTATTATCAGCGCATGGATACGACCCAGACCGACCGCATTATTCTGGTGAAGGGCAAGTCAGGGAAGCGCATAACGATTTTTGACTTTGAAGGCACCAAATACCGGTATTAA